Proteins encoded in a region of the Triplophysa rosa linkage group LG6, Trosa_1v2, whole genome shotgun sequence genome:
- the pcbp3 gene encoding LOW QUALITY PROTEIN: poly(rC)-binding protein 3 (The sequence of the model RefSeq protein was modified relative to this genomic sequence to represent the inferred CDS: deleted 1 base in 1 codon) — MEPSKVQSEGGLNVTLTIRLLMHGKEVGSIIGKKGETVKKMREESGARINISEGNCPERIVTITGPTDAIFKAFAMIAYKFEEDIINSMSNSPATSKPPVTLRLVVPASQCGSLIGKGGSKIKEMRESTGAQVQVAGDMLPNSTERAVTISGTPEAIIQCVKQICVVMLESPPKGATIPYRPKPASTPVIFSGGQVRADPLAASAANLSLFLQHQPLPAYTIQGQYAIPHPDLYCPSNPQQLTKLHQLAMQQTPFTPLGQTTPAFPGLDASPPASTHELTIPNDLIGCIIGRQGTKINEIRQMSGAQIKIANAMEGSSERQITITGTPANISLAQYLINARFRDVAAMWTDPSSMTTS, encoded by the exons ATGGAACCCAGCAAAGTCCAGTCTGAGGGCGGGCTGAATGTGACCCTGACCATCAGGCTTCTCATGCACGGCAAG GAAGTCGGAAGCATCATTGGAAAG aaAGGGGAAACTGTGAAGAAGATGCGTGAAGAG AGCGGTGCTCGCATCAACATCTCGGAAGGAAACTGTCCTGAGAGAATCGTCACCATCACTGGGCCCACGGATGCCATCTTCAAAGCCTTCGCTATGATCGCATACAAGTTTGAAGAG GATATAATCAACTCCATGAGCAACAGCCCAGCCACCAGTAAGCCCCCCGTCACCCTCCGCCTCGTGGTGCCCGCCAGTCAGTGTGGCTCTCTCATTGGTAAAGGAGGCTCCAAAATCAAAGAAATGAGAGAG TCCACAGGGGCTCAGGTTCAGGTAGCAGGGGACATGCTGCCTAACTCCACAGAGCGCGCCGTGACAATCTCTGGCACTCCGGAAGCCATTATCCAGTGTGTCAAACAGATATGTGTGGTCATGCTGGAG TCCCCACCGAAAGGTGCCACCATCCCCTACCGCCCAAAGCCCGCCTCCACCCCCGTCATTTTTtcaggtggccaggtaagagcCGACCCGCTGGCGGCGTCTGCAGCCAATCTCAGCCTGTTTCTCCAGCACCAGCCACTGCCT GCCTACACAATTCAGGGACAATATGCCATTCCACACCCAGAT CTCTACTGTCCCTCC AACCCTCAGCAGTTGACCAAGCTCCACCAGTTGGCTATGCAGCAAACCCCCTTTACCCCCCTCGGACAGACCACCCCTGCTTTCCCTG GTCTGGATGCCAGTCCCCCGGCCAGTACTCATGAACTCACCATTCCCAATGAT CTAATAGGCTGCATAATCGGGCGCCAGGGAACCAAAATCAACGAGATCCGCCAGATGTCCGGAGCGCAGATCAAAATCGCTAATGCCATGGAAGGGTCATCAGAGCGCCAGATCACCATTACAGGAACCCCTGCCAACATCAGCCTTGCCCAGTACCTAATCAACGCAAG GTTCAGAGATGTGGCAGCCATGTGGACTGACCCCTCATCAATGACTACATCTTGA